The Asterias rubens chromosome 14, eAstRub1.3, whole genome shotgun sequence DNA segment ACCGTCCTACAAGGCGAGAGCCACCAACGGTTTACTAGATCGGAACACTTCCAACTGGACACCGTCAAAAAGACCAGGATAGTGCTGAAACTCGTTGGGAAATCAACTTGAAGGGGTTTGTATACAGTGTGCTCCAGATAATCTCTCTCTCGCatccattagccgtgtacaaaacagcgcgatgttccctcattttgccaaccaaaacgttagtgcgaacgagctatgtgcaatttacatatttaatgggaagggtctatttcatagagctgccaagtACAAATATGAAATTACATCCTTGATACAAGCaggattacaaacaaaattttccatttgttgcatattgcttgttactggtgttcagcaGTTGTtagcttatcctgaaaatcatgtggaaatttggttgctaatcctgtttttatcaagggagaatattcatgctaagcaaatttttgtgcttagcagctcaatgaaattgggcccagttctctCTAATCTGTAGTTGGTTTTCCCCACTACCTTGGTCTGTAATATTTCAACTTGCTCATTTAATGTTTATCTATGTAAAattttatgaatattttatcACATATATGTACTTGAGTGTTGTTATAGTTTTGCTGTAGTAcagaaattttcacattttttaaatttaagtttaaTGTTCAGAACatcagtattttttatttatgtctATTCCTTCCATTTTATTTTCATCCGTAAGTTTTCTTTTCCCCTTActatattttactttaaaatgaaCTGTTGTTAGGGTAAATATTGTACTCCATTGCAAATGATGTGTTTTTATATGTATGTGACTGACAGTGCTAACAGAAGATAAATATTAGATGTGAATTTTGCTTCgggataaagattattatttggtttttacgAACTTTGGTACTGGCTAGCTCAGGGGTCTTGTGGTAAACAAATTCTttgcaattaaagacactggagactattgATATTTGTTctagtgttctcacttgatgtatctcaacatatgcacaacatatagcagccacagccaagaacaccgcggcgaaccccttctctttttgataaagtGTACTGGTactttaacatgcgttacacaagacatgggaccaacagctttacgtcccatcctgaggatgaagcaatggtaaagtgtcttggtTAAGTACCATGGCCAAGTGACCAAGGAGATGGCAAGGATCTGTGTGGGAAGGACTTGCGCAAAGCTAGCGGGCGATTCGGCGCCCTGCCCATGGTAGCTAGACTAGGCTTACGCACAACTATGGAGCGATACGGCGTGCTGCCGATGGTAGCTAGAATAGACTTACGCACAGCTATAGAGGGATACGGCGCGCTGTTGATGGTAGCTGGAATAGACTTATGCACAGCTATAGAGTGATACGACGCGCTGCCGATGGTAGCTGGACTAGACTTATGCACAGCTATCGagcgatacggcgcgctgccgaTGGTAGCTAGACTAGACTTACGCACAGCTATAGAGCGATATGGCGCGCTGCCGATGGTAGCTGGAATAGACTTACGCACAGCTATCGAGCGATACGGCGTGCTGCCGATGGTAGCTGGAATAGACTTACGCACAGCTATAGAGCGATATGGCGCGCTGCCGATGGTAGCTGGAATAGACTTACGCACAGCTATCGAGCGATACGGCGTGCTGCCGATGGTAGCTGGAATAGACTTACGCACAGCTATAGAGGGATACGGCGCGCTGTCGATGGTAGCTAGAATAGACTTACAGCTATAGAGCGATATGGCGCGCTGCCGATGGTAGCTGGAATAGACTTACGCACAGCTATCGAGCGATACGGCGTGCTGCCGATGGTAGCTGGAATAGACTTACGCACAGCTATAGAgggatacggcgcgctgccgaTGGTAGCTGGAATAGACTTACGCACAGCTATCGAGCGATACGGCGTGCTGCCGATGGTAGCTGGAATAGACTTACGCACAGCTATAGAGGGATACGGCGCGCTGTCGATGGTAGCTAGAATAGACTTACGCACAGCTATAGAGCGATATGGCGCGCTGCCGATGGTAGCTGGAATAGACTTACGCACAGCTATCGAGCGATACGGCGCGCTGTCGATGGTAGCTGGAATAGACTTATGCACAGCTATAgagtgatacggcgcgctgccgaTGGTAGCTAGACTAGACTTACCAGCTATCGAGCGATACGGCGCGCTGTCGATGGTAGCTAGAATAGACTTACGCACAGCTATAGAGCGATATGGCGCGCTGCCGATGGTAGCTGGAATAGACTTACGCACAGCTATCGAGCGATACGGCGCGCTGTCGATGGTAGCTAGACTAGACTTACGCACAGCTATAGAGCGATATGGCGCGCTGCCGATGGTAGCTAGACTAGACTTACGCACAGCTATCAAACGATACCGCGCGCTgtccatggtagcgaggctggggAAAAATCCATATGAAGGTCTTGAAACCGAGACCAAGTTTAATGCCGAATGCCTAACTTTGTGAACGACCTGCTACAACTGCAACTATAATTGTATATAACTTTCGTGGCAGAATAGCATTTATTAAATAATGTCACTTTCTTAACAACATGAAGTACTTGTATTAAAAGCTACATGCATATGTGATGTAAATGTACTACGAATGAATGAGTTATGTATGTTATTTGTCAGTAATACTTCAAGCTTTAATCTAGCGCAGAGTAAATTCAtatctgtgagggcagagatggttcttgtgattgatttagccaagtGCGCTACAAATTGATACTGAGGCTGTGACTATTAAGCTATTGAAAGAGCGCGCTGCCCATGACAACGGGGCTCTGATATATTTAACGAGGCCTCTATATTTAATGGGACATTCCTGTGATGCGAGGAGATACAAACAAGTTGACAACCTAatcatgaaaagaaaaacaatggaTAAATGTCTACTTGTCAATGGGTTTATTACTAGTTCTTATTGTTGACGCCTACAACCGTGTTCGTCACAAGTGAATAACAGACACAATCTCTTGACAACTATTTAGTAATTCTTAATATTATCAAGTAAACACACTACATTTAGTCCCGTCAGCGCATAAACATCATATCTCCCAAACatacggcccaatttcatggccctgttaccgccgaattctgcgcttataaatgcagggcatgtgccaaatttctgcgctagatATGTAAGCATAGAATGAATAGTTGTAGTACGGTGGTGtatgcacgcgcacaagccaaaattccctgctaacccgcaAAATACGCCTGACGTAAGCGtgtaattccctgcttccgcaagtcaaatctttgcttacggtaagcagagccatgaaattgggtccataTCTCGCTTGAAGTATAAAGATACGTTTGGGGGAAATCGCCCAACAACATTTCTGCACTGACTCACAATTTTGTATCTACCCAGGTTTATTGCACAGATCTATTAAAGCTTTTAATCGCATTTGAGTGGATGGAGGCATGAAACGCAAAACCCTTCGCGCCAAAACCATGCCGTTCCTGCCCAAattcaaaactgtttttttgCTAGTACATTGATGCCGTTACAAGCTTTCAAATTACACAAAGTTAGATAAGATCAAAtttgttatgccccaaaatttgatatgaaattttattgtgtaccgaACCTTAcatttataaaggattaaaGTACAGTTTATAGTCTGTCGTGCGATGGTCGGgtgatggaaatcttgcgcgtgacaaaaaaaaaccacagttTTGGGGCCTCAGCGATGACTAAAAACTGTATCGCGCGTCAAAATTTCCATTgtgcgaccgactataaaccggccttaaaacaatcgaacagttcaaaattgtcagagaccagtcttctcacttggtgtatctcaacatacatgtattcataaaataacaagccttttaaattttggacttaattggtcatcgaagtttcaagacaataatgaaagaaaaaacaccctagttgcaCAAATATGTGTGCATTGCGAtgccaataaaaggcttcaggcctgaagtcttttaatatttaagtgagaaactccctctttctcaaaaactacgttacttcagagacagccgtttatcacaatgttttaaactacatatcaacagctctccataagcctttttgaggtatggcggacacaatgctacaacactgtaaagttgtggtaaatttctgcgtattgaccatagaaatagaacgtttGTTagtcagtgaagtgcgcattttaggcgacgcggcgtttacacgtaaacctaatgaccaccaacatggtgagcgtggcatcagtcgtgGCGTGTGACGTgtgcgtatcacgtccgccatacttaacattaccaagtaagtttttatgctaaattttgtgcaacatgttcctttaatctggGCATTGAACTCTGACAGCCCTCATTGATACTTTGAGAAAACTTTTTTGGTTTGTGCCTTCATCCATGCAAACTGATTGGAATGATTCATGAGCAATACAAGAATACCACCACTCCATTACTCAAGTACTCAGTATtacacatagagttatatataagaactagagggcgcactggcctatatacgcgacccagcatgcacgcaggcggccattttctaagttgaaaaaacaggcattgcttagcgtgtgtttgtgcctccattttgtaagttgaaaaaacagcatcgcatagcGTTCAACTAACACAAACCCAAACGTGTGTTTTATATTCAACGTGCGTACAGAGTGGCGcacgcgtgtctccttgcggtcctgtcgcgtttgtgcaagaagcatcaccagtgcgccctctagttcttatatataactctatggttttacATTAATCTTAAAGCTGCACAGGCGCGaatccaggggggggggggaatttcacaaccatgctacaatgcAGCAAGGGACCCTTGATAAATTGCTTGTGGGTGAAAGGGGCTTTTGATTCATAAAAATCAACCAAATCTATCCTGTTATTTTACACTAGCAATCACTGGCCTTCGGGAAATTGGTTCCAGGTTGAATATTTATCATTTATAGAAAAATTACTTTACCGATAACAGCTGAAAAGACTCACAGTGGAACCGGCAAGTAGAATTCAGAGATATAGCTGGAATTATGAACTTAGGTCTGGAGTGAGAtggggaaagaaaaaacagatggTGTTCGGCGACGCCGTTTGCCGGCAGCCATTTTCACAAACAATAGGATTAGTGCtatctcgtcctaacttaggatgggttcaatacgtcctaacgtctatggatatggaacttaacttgtcctaagtcctaagattaatcctaagttagaaagagtttggtgaaatcgacgtaAGATATAAAAAAGTTGTTGAAAGCGGGTAGCCGCTATGGGTCCACTGGGCCCATTCCCATGGTCCGCGCCTGCTGTACCTGTATTCGAATAACATACTACACAAATTCTAcaagtttcttttcttttatagaTATTATTCTTATATGATATAACTGTACAGCGCAGATAGACTACAGCAAGGGTCATGCAGACAAGGACGGAACTTTCAAAATAATACAAGATACTGAAATTGGAGCAAAATTCCACAAATCGTTTTTATACACAGCGCCGCGCCTGTACAAAACATGACACCGTTTTCTCCACTCAGTTTGCACCTTTTGtagtaatgtttgtttttttgcatgtTAAAGCACCTTCCAAAGACTATTCCAGGGTAAGTTGTGGAAAAGTTGATCCCAGACTCACATACATTGTAAATGACCTTGCAGGGAATCAAACTAGGTCCAAAATGGTGAGAggtgagcgctttacgcacagaTCACCAATGCCATCCAAACGAATGTTGTTTAcccaaaaccaattatgtaccatccctttataactttatttcttgaaaactataggattggaatgaatgttctCTTCCCAAACCATTGATgtattgaaaactagaggattagAATGAATGTTCTCTTCCCAAACCACTGATgtattgaaaactagaggatttgaatgaatgttCTCTTCCCAAACCATTGATgtattgaaaactagaggatttgaatgaatgttCTCTTCCCAAACCACTGATGTATTGAAAACTataggattggaatgaatgttctCTTCCCAAACCACTGATgtattgaaaactagaggatttgaatgaatgttCTCTTCCCAAACCATTGATGTATTGAAAACTataggattggaatgaatgttctcttcacaaaccaatgatgtattgaaaactagaggatttgaatgaatgttCTCTTCCCAAACCACTGATGTATTGAAAACTataggattggaatgaatgttctCTTACCAAACCACTGATgtattgaaaactagaggatttgaatgaatgttCTCTTCCCAAACCATTGATGTATTGAAAACTataggattggaatgaatgttctcttcacaaaccaatgatgtattgaaaactagaggattggaatgaatgttctcttccacaaaccaatgatgtattgaaaactagaggattggaatgaatgtactcttccacaaaccaatgatgtattgaaaactagaggattggaatgaatgtattcttccaaaaaccaatgaggcaccatccctttatgatatgtttcttggaaactagaggatttgaatgaacgtactcttccaaaaaccaatgatgaaccatccctttatAATGTTCCTTTTTTAACTAGAGGATTGGAGTAAATgtacgaaaaaagaaaaaaataatggcgTACCGTCCCTTtgtatgtttcttgaaaactagagacGTTGAATGAATGTACGCTTCAAAAAACCAACGATGTATCATCCCTTaatgatgtttcttgaaaactataggattggaatgaatgtacccTTCCAAAAACCATTGATGCACCGTCCCTTTATATTTTTCTTAAATGGCGCGAATTGGTTTTTACTTCTGAAAAACTTAACTTTTCAGCAACTCCTCGGCTACTCGCCAATGGTCGCTCTTGAATACAACTTAACCAACTTCTCTTTTATAAACAACTTGATTTTTGAATATATTATACTGTACACAATGACTCTATATTACTTTTTTTACACATATCAAAGCTGAAGGTAAAATGCGCACACACAAacgtatatttttttaaaacaaaattgcaaaaatagTCTCTCAATAAGCGCAGATAAAACGTCTTATTCTTTCGCTTACAATAAATATGCAGACGTCCGTTtaaatgtacacaaatattTACACGTCTTTCGATCGGAACTTAAATATACAGAAAACACACTCAagaaataacatttaaaaaaaagaagaaaaaagaaaaaaaaatccacatcgACTACTTTCTGAACCAATTTTGGACGGCAAATACAAAAAATCTTTATGAATTTTTACTTACTACAGAACACTGAGCGCTATATTTTGAGGCATGGTACGGCATGCACTATTTGGGTTAATATGTAAATCTGACTATGCCTCACACATATTCATAAGTcaagactacatgtatattcataTGACGCGTGTTGTGTGCGGGCAGATAAAAACATGCATGACATGTACTTTCTTATACCAAATGGATACATCAACTTACAGACTGCGTCAACTTTCTACCCTGCTTGCCTTCaaatccttaaagacactggacactattggtaattgtcaaataccagtgttctcacttgctgtatctcaacatgcataaaataacaaacctgtgaaaatttgagctcaactggtcgtcgacgttgcgaaaaacacccttgtcacacaaagttgtgtgctttcagatgcttgatttccggacatcaaattctaaatctgaggttgcaaaatcaaattcatggaaaattactttctcggaactatgtcacttcagagggagccgtttctcacaatgttttataccatcaacctctccccattactcgtagcca contains these protein-coding regions:
- the LOC117299046 gene encoding uncharacterized protein LOC117299046, producing the protein MDSARYRLIAVRKSSLATIGSAPYRSIAVRKSSLATIDSAPYRSIAVRKSIPATIGSAPYRSIAVRKSILATIDSAPYRSIAGKSSLATIGSAPYHSIAVHKSIPATIDSAPYRSIAVRKSIPATIGSAPYRSIAVRKSILATIDSAPYPSIAVRKSIPATIGSTPYRSIAVRKSIPATIGSAPYPSIAVRKSIPATIGSTPYRSIAVRKSIPATIDSAPYPSIAVRKSIPATIGSTPYRSIAVRKSIPATIGSAPYRSIAVRKSIPATIGSTPYRSIAVRKSIPATIGSAPYRSIAVRKSSLATIGSAPYRSIAVHKSSPATIGSASYHSIAVHKSIPATINSAPYPSIAVRKSILATIGSTPYRSIVVRKPSLATMGRAPNRPLALRKSFPHRSLPSPWSLGHGT